One stretch of Riemerella columbina DNA includes these proteins:
- a CDS encoding 2-oxo acid dehydrogenase subunit E2, which translates to MAEIITMPRLSDTMTEGKVSKWHKQVGDAVKEGDILAEIETDKAVQDFESEVDGTLLYIGINEGSAAPVDSILAIVGQQGEDVSALISGGVTTSNNAENQEVKTKAPAEAATAASTQRTEIPDGVEVITMPRLSDTMTEGKVAKWHKQVGDAVKEGDVLAEIETDKAVQDFESEFDGTMLYQGVAEGNAAEVDKILAIIGPAGTDVSAIISNGGAPKAEHKMTTEQPKAEAQTSEKVAVAATTQNVSSRIAISPLAKKMAEEKGIDISTLQGSGEQGRIVKKDIENYKPAEKSAIPVVATAQPALQFVAGEDTETPNSQVRNVIAKRLSESKFTAPHYYLMVEINMDKAIAARKDINALPDTKVSFNDMVIKATAMALRKHPQINSSWAGDKIIHHGNINIGVAVAIPDGLVVPVLKNADFMTYNQISAGVKDMASRAKNKGLKANEMEGSTFSISNLGMFGIETFTSIINQPNACILSVGAIIEKPVVKDGQIVIGNTMKLSLACDHRVVDGATGAEFLQTLRTYLENPLALLV; encoded by the coding sequence ATGGCAGAAATTATTACTATGCCTCGCCTCTCTGATACGATGACGGAAGGTAAGGTGTCTAAATGGCATAAACAAGTAGGCGACGCCGTGAAAGAAGGCGATATTTTAGCGGAAATAGAAACGGATAAAGCCGTCCAAGACTTTGAGTCTGAGGTAGATGGTACTTTATTATACATCGGGATTAACGAAGGTAGCGCCGCACCAGTAGACAGCATTTTAGCGATTGTAGGTCAGCAGGGCGAGGATGTTTCCGCTCTTATTAGTGGGGGAGTAACTACTTCTAATAACGCTGAAAATCAAGAAGTTAAAACTAAAGCACCTGCAGAAGCCGCAACAGCAGCAAGCACTCAGCGAACAGAAATTCCTGATGGGGTAGAGGTGATTACAATGCCACGCCTTTCTGATACGATGACGGAAGGTAAAGTCGCCAAATGGCACAAACAAGTAGGCGATGCCGTAAAAGAAGGCGACGTTTTAGCGGAGATAGAAACCGACAAAGCCGTTCAAGATTTTGAATCTGAATTTGATGGCACTATGCTTTATCAAGGTGTTGCCGAGGGAAATGCCGCAGAAGTTGATAAAATTTTAGCAATTATCGGTCCTGCGGGAACTGATGTTTCTGCCATTATTTCTAACGGTGGAGCGCCAAAAGCAGAACATAAAATGACTACAGAGCAACCAAAAGCGGAAGCCCAAACTTCAGAGAAAGTGGCTGTAGCAGCTACAACACAGAATGTGTCATCACGGATTGCCATTTCGCCATTGGCTAAAAAAATGGCAGAAGAAAAAGGCATTGATATTTCCACTTTGCAAGGTTCTGGCGAGCAAGGCAGAATTGTGAAAAAGGATATTGAAAACTATAAACCAGCCGAAAAATCAGCAATACCTGTGGTAGCAACGGCACAGCCAGCGCTTCAGTTTGTAGCAGGTGAAGATACGGAAACGCCAAATTCTCAAGTGAGAAATGTGATTGCAAAAAGACTTTCTGAAAGTAAGTTCACTGCACCGCATTATTACTTAATGGTGGAAATCAATATGGATAAGGCGATAGCTGCGAGAAAAGACATCAACGCGCTGCCTGATACCAAAGTTTCTTTCAACGATATGGTGATTAAAGCCACAGCAATGGCGTTGAGAAAGCATCCGCAAATCAATAGCAGTTGGGCTGGAGACAAAATAATCCACCATGGTAATATCAATATTGGCGTAGCGGTGGCTATTCCTGATGGTTTGGTGGTGCCAGTGCTTAAAAATGCTGATTTTATGACTTATAATCAAATCTCGGCAGGCGTAAAAGATATGGCATCTCGTGCTAAAAATAAAGGACTGAAAGCCAACGAAATGGAAGGTTCTACTTTCTCTATTTCTAACTTGGGAATGTTTGGTATTGAGACCTTTACCTCAATTATCAACCAGCCGAATGCGTGTATTTTATCCGTAGGTGCTATTATTGAAAAACCAGTGGTTAAAGATGGGCAAATTGTGATTGGAAACACGATGAAACTTTCTCTCGCTTGTGACCACCGCGTGGTAGATGGCGCTACAGGAGCCGAATTCCTACAAACTTTAAGAACCTATTTAGAAAATCCATTAGCCTTATTGGTCTAA